Proteins from one Labrenzia sp. CE80 genomic window:
- a CDS encoding nicotinate-nucleotide adenylyltransferase, translating into MTACSTQEKLVPEWLKLPNAERGNRIGMFGGSFNPAHSGHLLVAETALKRLDLDQVWWLVTPGNPLKDHAELAPLEMRVHMTSALAKHPKMRVCAHEVILGSPYTAKTIHLLKRKRPALNFVWIMGADNLAGFHHWQDWRSIVQTVPIAIIDRPGSSLATLGAPLAKAYERQRVAEEDAPLLAYLKPPAWTFIHTALDNTSSTGLRQKKIP; encoded by the coding sequence ATGACGGCATGTTCCACTCAAGAAAAACTGGTTCCTGAATGGTTGAAGTTGCCCAACGCGGAGCGTGGTAATCGTATCGGCATGTTCGGCGGATCTTTCAATCCGGCGCACAGTGGACATCTGCTGGTCGCAGAGACAGCCTTGAAGCGTCTCGATCTTGATCAGGTCTGGTGGCTGGTGACCCCTGGAAACCCTCTCAAGGATCACGCAGAACTTGCGCCGCTCGAAATGCGGGTTCATATGACCAGTGCGCTGGCCAAACATCCGAAGATGAGGGTTTGCGCTCACGAAGTGATTCTCGGATCACCCTACACGGCAAAGACGATCCATTTGCTGAAGCGAAAACGTCCCGCGTTGAACTTTGTTTGGATCATGGGTGCCGACAATCTCGCCGGGTTCCACCATTGGCAGGATTGGCGGTCGATTGTTCAAACCGTTCCGATCGCGATCATCGACCGGCCAGGCTCGTCATTGGCGACCCTCGGTGCGCCACTGGCGAAAGCCTATGAGCGCCAAAGAGTTGCAGAAGAAGACGCCCCCTTGCTGGCGTATCTGAAGCCGCCTGCTTGGACATTTATTCACACTGCGCTGGACAACACGTCCTCAACTGGATTGAGGCAAAAGAAGATTCCGTAA